The segment GTGACAATCAAGCAGGCAGTATTCCTTGAGGCTGATAGCCAGGGTCACCACACTCGTGGTATCTTTTTCCTACAAGTGGTGACACGCTACCCAGTGTTCGTTACCCACGTCCTTTAGCTCTGGTTCGTGCTCCCGGCAGGCATCAGCCGTCCGGTGGCATCTGGGGTGGAAATGGCAACCACTGGGGGGGTTAACGGGGCTGGGTACATCGCCGGTTAGTAGTATTCGTTTGCGCTGGCGGTCTATTTTCGGGTCAGGTATGGGTACTGCGGAGAGCAACGCCTGCGTATAGGGGTGAAGCGGGTTATCGTAAAGCTCGTCACTGGTGGTGATCTCCATAATCTTACCCAGATACATTACCGCCACCCGGTCACTGATATGACGGACTACGGAAAGGTCATGAGCGATGAACAGGTAGGTAAGATTAAGCTCTTCCCGGAGTCTCATCAGCAACTGGATAACCTGTGCCTGGATGGAGACATCTAAAGCTGAGACAGGCTCATCACAGACGATAAAGCTGGGTCTTACCGCCAGCGCACGGGCTATTCCGAGGCGCTGCCGTTGCCCGCCGCTGAATTCATGAGGGTAGCGCACCGCCATGCGCGGCTCAAGCTCTACCAGCTTGAGCAGGTCGGCGACCTGGTCTTTGTATTCACCGCCCTTGACCAGGTTATGCACCATCATTGGCTCACCAACGATGTCCCCGGCGGTCATACGGGGATTGAGTGAGGCATAGGGGTCCTGGAATATCAACTGCATATGCCGCCGCGCCTGCCTTAGTTTTTCTCCTTTGAGTTTGCACAGGTCACTGCCGTTGAAAAGAACCCTGCCACCGGTAACTTTGTAAAGTTGCAGGATACTGCGTCCGGTAGTGGTCTTGCCACAGCCGCTTTCACCCACCAGTCCCAGTGTCTCGCCCTTCTTGATATAAAAGCTTACGTTGTCTACGGCTCTGACGTCAGCCACTTTCTTCCGCATAACACCGGCCGTGACCGGGAAAAACATCGTCAGGTTCTCAATTTCTAGCAGGTGGTCATTTCCAACCATCAGTCATTCCTCACTTATTTAGTTACCGCTTCCCTGGCTTCTTTGGAAACATCGCTGCTTCTAAAACAAGCCGCGTAGTGGTCTTCACCAACTTTTATTAGCGGCGGTTTCTCTCTGCGGCACTTGTCGATGGCCATAAAGCAGCGGGGACTAAAGGAGCAGCCTTTGGGCAGGCGGGCGAGATTGGGCGGTAGTCCGTCAATAACACTCAGCTTGCGCCGGCGGGGCATGTCCAGCCGCGGTACTGAGGACATCAACCCGAGCGTATAGGGGTGCTTCGGGTCGCCATAGATAACCTCAGTAGGTCCACTCTCGACAAGATTTCCTGCGTACATCACGTTCACCCGGTCGACATAGCGGGCTACCACTCCCAGGTTGTGGGTGATGAGAATAATGGCGGTGCCAAACTGGCTTCTTAGATTATCGATCAGTTCCAGGAGCTGCGCCTGAACGGTAACATCAAGCGAGGTGGTTGGCTCATCAGCTATCAGCAGCTCCGGGTTGCAGCTCAGCGCCATGGCAATCATTATCCGCTGCTGCATACCGCCGCTGAACTGGTAAGGATAGTCGTGTATCCTTTTCTCAGCATCCGGTATGCCGACGAGTTTCAGTAATTTGGCGGCTTCCTCCGCAGCTTCTTCCTGGCCAATGCCGCGGTGTAGCTGAAGGGATTCGGACAACTGCAGGCTGACGTCAATTACCGGGTTTAAAGAGGTCGTTGGCTCCTGAAAGACCATGGCGATGCTATTACCCCGGATATGGCGCATCTCCTCTTCACTGATCTGGAGGAGGTCCTGTCCTTTGAAGATAATCTCGCCAC is part of the Dehalococcoidales bacterium genome and harbors:
- a CDS encoding ATP-binding cassette domain-containing protein, coding for MVGNDHLLEIENLTMFFPVTAGVMRKKVADVRAVDNVSFYIKKGETLGLVGESGCGKTTTGRSILQLYKVTGGRVLFNGSDLCKLKGEKLRQARRHMQLIFQDPYASLNPRMTAGDIVGEPMMVHNLVKGGEYKDQVADLLKLVELEPRMAVRYPHEFSGGQRQRLGIARALAVRPSFIVCDEPVSALDVSIQAQVIQLLMRLREELNLTYLFIAHDLSVVRHISDRVAVMYLGKIMEITTSDELYDNPLHPYTQALLSAVPIPDPKIDRQRKRILLTGDVPSPVNPPSGCHFHPRCHRTADACREHEPELKDVGNEHWVACHHL
- a CDS encoding ABC transporter ATP-binding protein; this translates as MAETILEVKNLKTYFYVQDGELRAVDGLSYNVKKGESIGLVGESACGKSVSAMSIMRLIPYPPGVIVGGEIIFKGQDLLQISEEEMRHIRGNSIAMVFQEPTTSLNPVIDVSLQLSESLQLHRGIGQEEAAEEAAKLLKLVGIPDAEKRIHDYPYQFSGGMQQRIMIAMALSCNPELLIADEPTTSLDVTVQAQLLELIDNLRSQFGTAIILITHNLGVVARYVDRVNVMYAGNLVESGPTEVIYGDPKHPYTLGLMSSVPRLDMPRRRKLSVIDGLPPNLARLPKGCSFSPRCFMAIDKCRREKPPLIKVGEDHYAACFRSSDVSKEAREAVTK